In Penicillium oxalicum strain HP7-1 chromosome I, whole genome shotgun sequence, a single window of DNA contains:
- a CDS encoding Isonitrile hydratase-like protein xanA yields MATATEKNYYHVGVLLFPGVDILDFAGPIEVLSHALHNHNPDSPDRMFTFDTIARTSLIRAANCLTLKVDVLLDEARKCLSQYDILIVPGGPPSVIQLLAESSIPEVQLIRAYASLPATLNPQRPRILFSICTGALLVGATGLLSGLTVTTHHRALDTLQQLCARFGGKDRKLPEVVFKRYVDGGFLEENSLRVITAGGVSSGLDASFYLVRLLTDSEMVSFISRVMEYDWKQLN; encoded by the coding sequence ATGGCTACTGCGACTGAGAAGAATTACTACCATGTTGGAGTTCTACTCTTCCCGGGGGTTGACATCCTCGACTTTGCGGGCCCCATTGAAGTATTGTCGCATGCCTTGCACAATCACAATCCCGACAGCCCTGACAGGATGTTTACATTCGATACCATCGCACGGACGTCACTCATACGAGCCGCAAACTGCTTGACTCTCAAGGTCGATGTACTGCTGGATGAGGCGCGGAAATGTCTTTCTCAGTACGACATTCTGATCGTGCCGGGAGGGCCACCTTCTGTGATACAACTCTTGGCAGAGAGCAGCATCCCTGAAGTGCAGCTGATCCGCGCCTATGCGAGTCTCCCCGCCACACTCAATCCGCAGCGTCCTAGGATCTTGTTTTCGATTTGTACTGGGGCTCTTTTGGTGGGTGCTACCGGCCTTCTCTCAGGATTGACTGTGACCACCCACCACCGCGCGCTAGATACGCTTCAGCAACTTTGTGCTCGATTCGGGGGGAAAGACCGCAAACTTCCAGAGGTAGTGTTCAAGCGCTATGTGGATGGAGGATTTCTGGAAGAGAACTCATTACGAGTCATTACAGCCGGTGGTGTGAGCTCTGGTCTTGATGCGAGTTTCTACCTTGTCCGTCTGCTTACTGATTCGGAGATGGTTTCGTTTATTTCTCGGGTGATGGAATACGATTGGAAACAACTAAATtag
- a CDS encoding Isocyanide synthase xanB: protein MIAPVPDAEMTATQFVKKPIRSEPSNMGKVDAVADPSSLASINGAKFLAEPSMINFNGSITDGCTSTKPVSDAFTKNSSAGSFQNNLTQAQKTAVEILKVIESYGMDYEKTEGSWKGLQSFIPVVAEQVKRQQPIRMILPAFPFKSPNSRDKVLGVLPDFGEELALCHLNGLCENIAQAYEPGANVYISSDGLVYNDILGVPDEVVWDYGETLRSMAVEKGLTNVKFIRLFELLEHPWFPSDNAESAKASYLAHASCLRRELMFAFGDPTFNADEAIKTDNDTCLTYRGYIKFLTKDLAHQEESKGLSKRARQSQISQIARQMIIRGKMFAAAIKANRGDYVRLSIHESAGERKLSVSLIPQIRGTLGFTPWHASVAVGLDGSYRTAHAEDVRQTHDLVCKNGQPYLFRERSGIFDWHENGLSVEFEHLYPCGIIIRPADADNLHGRPSISEIPMHKVRRMSNTMSPVILRGFADTLNEDLYVKAASDLGTILPWSFGIIQKVRDAGRADKMGNNVTSNEAMPMHFDGMFKFEEVTDPETGEVKKVQRPPGYQFFTCPATAPKGSGYTLFASSRLFWRYLPRPWNAARLEKVTWAMENDGFWDAKMKNLPLCVKHPITGLPCLRWHQPWDSTKTKFSTCDVKIENEDASLVQVIDRVMYDFRVCLRFEWEKGDLLISDNTAMLHTRTGYVTDCDRELWRIHFD from the exons atgattgcCCCCGTCCCGGATGCGGAAATGACTGCGACTCAATTTGTAAAGAAACCAATTCGATCAGAACCCTCGAACATGGGAAAGGTCGATGCCGTCGCTGATCCTTCAAGCCTGGCCTCCATCAATGGTGCGAAATTCCTAGCTGAACCTAGCATGATCAATTTCAACGGAAGTATCACTGATGGCTGTACATCGACGAAACCAGTCTCCGATGCTTTCACAAAAAATTCATCAGCCGGGTCTTTCCAAAACAACCTTACACAGGCTCAAAAGACGGCAGTCGAAATTTTGAAAGTCATCGAGAGCTATGGGATGGATTATGAGAAAACCGAGGGCTCTTGGAAAGGGTTGCAGTCATTCATTCCCGTTGTTGCCGAGCAGGTCAAACGTCAGCAACCGATCCGAATGATACTACCCGCATTTCCGTTCAAGTCTCCAAACTCTCGTGACAAGGTCCTGGGTGTGCTGCCTGACTTTGGTGAGGAGTTGGCTCTTTGCCATCTGAACGGGTTGTGTGAGAACATTGCTCAAGCCTACGAGCCAGGGGCCAATGTATACATTAGCTCGGATGGGTTAGTGTACAATG ATATCCTGGGGGTGCCAGATGAAGTCGTTTGGGATTATGGGGAGACTTTGCGAAGCATGGCGGTTGAGAAGGGTCTGACCAACGTCAAGTTCATCCGACTGTTCGAGCTTCTCGAGCATCCGTGGTTTCCCAGTGACAATGCCGAATCTGCAAAGGCATCTTACCTAGCACATGCCAGTTGCCTGCGACGCGAGTTGATGTTTGCTTTTGGGGATCCAACGTTCAACGCGGACGAAGCCATCAAGACTGACAACGATACTTGCCTGACATATCGCGGCTACATCAAGTTTCTCACCAAGGATCTagctcatcaagaagaatcCAAAGGTCTTTCCAAGCGAGCTAGACAGTCCCAAATTTCGCAGATTGCCCGCCAGATGATCATTCGTGGGAAGATGTTTGCTGCCGCAATCAAGGCCAACCGGGGTGACTATGTGCGCCTGTCCATTCATGAGTCAGCAGGGGAGAGGAAGTTATCGGTCTCCCTGATTCCACAGATCCGAGGGACACTTGGCTTCACTCCGTGGCATGCATCTGTCGCTGTTGGACTAGACGGCTCATATCGTACGGCACATGCAGAAGACGTCCGTCAAACACACGATCTAGTGTGCAAAAATGGCCAACCGTACTTGTTCCGGGAAAGATCCGGCATCTTCGATTGGCATGAGAATGGTCTTTCGGTCGAATTCGAGCACCTCTATCCCTGCGGTATCATCATTCGTCCGGCCGACGCTGATAATTTGCACGGACGGCCCTCGATCTCCGAGATTCCAATGCACAAAGTGAGACGGATGTCAAACACCATGTCTCCTGTGATCTTACGTGGCTTCGCAGACACACTGAATGAGGACCTCTATGTGAAAGCGGCATCCGATCTGGGCACAATTCTTCCTTGGAGTTTTGGCATCATCCAAAAAGTTCGCGACGCTGGTCGTGCAGATAAGATGGGGAACAACGTCACTTCCAACGAGGCCATGCCGATGCATTTTGACGGGATGTTCAAATTTGAGGAGGTGACCGATCCCGAGACGGGTGAGGTAAAGAAAGTCCAGCGTCCGCCAGGTTATCAGTTCTTTACCTGCCCGGCAACAGCCCCCAAAGGCAGTGGATATACGCTGTTCGCCAGTTCTCGGCTATTCTGGAGATATCTCCCACGACCATGGAATGCGGCCCGTTTAGAGAAAGTCACATGGGCGATGGAAAATGACGGCTTCTGGGACGCAAAAATGAAGAATCTGCCATTATGCGTGAAACATCCCATCACAGGCCTTCCGTGTCTCAGATGGCACCAACCTTGGGATTCAACAAAAACCAAATTCTCGACGTGCGATGTCAAGATTGAGAATGAAGATGCGAGTCTGGTACAGGTGATCGATCGGGTCATGTATGACTTTCGAGTATGTCTTCGGTTTGAATGGGAGAAGGGTGATCTCTTGATCAGTGACAACACAGCAATGCTTCATACTCGGACCGGGTACGTCACTGACTGCGACCGGGAATTGTGGCGTATTCATTTCGATTAG